One window of the Babesia microti strain RI chromosome IV, complete genome genome contains the following:
- a CDS encoding ER lumen protein retaining receptor (overlaps_old_locusTagID:BBM_III06630) yields the protein MSMNIFRLTGDMLHLLSIFLLLAKLHTSKNCLGISCKMQELYLIVFVSRYLDLFLYFISYYNTIMKIIFIMTTAYSIYVIRVKPPVAQTYCRRLDKFPYEKYLIGPCFVIAIITTSSYHITDIMWTFSIWLESVAIIPQLVMLYQQREVENITSHYVAAMGMYRAFYILNWIYRYISETPPYVNVVGWIGGFIQTALYIDFFYFFAKSKWYGKRLVLPYNGTV from the exons ATGAGTATGAACATATTCAGACTCACAGGAGATATGCTCCATTTGTTGAGCATCTTCTTGCTACTGGCTAAACTACACACCTCCAAAAATTGCCTAGGGATTTCATGTAAAATGCAGGAATTGTATCTGATTGTATTTGTCTCAAG ATACCTCGACCTATTTCTATACTTCATAAGCTATTATAACACGATTATGAAGATAATATTCATCATGACTACAGCATATTCAATCTATGTAATAAGGGTTAAACCACCTGTGGCTCAAACATACTGCAGAAGACTAGACAAGTTTCCTTATGAAAAGTATCTCATCGGCCCCTGCTTTGTAATAGCCATAATTACCACCTCATCATACCATATAACAGACATAATGTGGACTTTTTCTATATGGTTAGAGTCTGTAGCCATTATACCTCAACTGGTTATGTTATATCAGCAAAGGGAGGTTGAGAATATTACATCACACTATGTAGCCGCCATGGGTATGTACCGTGCATTTTATATCCTGAATTGGATATATCGTTATATTAGTGAAACTCCACCCTATGTAAACGTAGTGGGTTGGATTGGCGGTTTCATACAAACTGCTCTTTATATCGACTTCTTTTACTTCTTCGCAAAATCCAAATGGTACGGTAAAAGACTTGTTTTACCCTATAACGGCACAGTTTAA